The following proteins are co-located in the Syngnathus scovelli strain Florida chromosome 5, RoL_Ssco_1.2, whole genome shotgun sequence genome:
- the pla2g6 gene encoding 85/88 kDa calcium-independent phospholipase A2 isoform X1: MQFLGRLLDTVSSVSTLFTNPYRVRDVQLSDYSGGGKTMLRQEGRLVLYKNGQYQSWECVLMCPETPGAALRLFQVASEEDAMNWFPQYALKLPPFYDTLPPMKAETAQTIVDCLRSHPDWSAAHIAVDTGLRECLKHNYVQSQINARDALGQTPLHLACERSDAACVKELLEESQARTDIRDHQGETPMHIAAKHDSPGVIQVLCSRLCSGVNELNNAGETPLHVSCRLGRVEAVKALLGGGAKCDVRGGVGYPIHSAMKYNEKSCTEEILRADPAQLHAEDTLYGGTPLHWAKTAEMCRMVLDRGGAINYLSKTGESALHICTKRGRFEAAMVLLTHGANANLKGQDGNTALHLAMKMDRMELIKALIVFGADVEIHNDLGETPGLIAARTSKGPNRKILLDMLCSVGVQRCLPPSAGSPPPKAAAPGIGFEDVMHIGATIAAMSRGRSEVDAPMKDTRRMDTLLCLDGGGIRGLVLIQMLIALEKEAGRPTRELFDWVAGTSTGGILALAIVHGKSMEYLRCLYFRMKEQVFRGSRPYESAPLEDFLKKEFGENTKMADVQYPRVMVTSVLADRHPGELHIFRNYDPPSFRRESPYATTATFKPLTIPQGWEDEDLLLVGYTVEPATKRRKVTDEEQLVWRAARSSGAAPTYFRPMGRFLDGGLLANNPTLDAMSEIHQHYKALKAEGHGVEIKKLGLVVSLGTGKPPQVAVSSVDVFRPSNPLELAKSIFGAKELGKMLVDCCTDSDGCAVDRASAWCEMIDTIYHRLSPQLSQEVMLDEVSDAILVDMLWETQMYLYDKREVLQALAKALVGN; the protein is encoded by the exons ATGCAGTTCCTGGGCCGTCTTCTCGACACCGTGTCCTCCGTTTCCACCCTGTTCACCAACCCTTACCGTGTGAGGGACGTACAGCTGTCTGACTACAGTGGAGGAGGGAAAACGATGCTGAGGCAAGAAGGGCGTCTGGTTCTCTACAAGAACGGCCAGTACCAATCGTGGGAGTGTGTGCTAATGTGCCCCGAGACACCTGGAGCGGCCCTGAG GCTTTTCCAGGTGGCGTCAGAAGAGGACGCCATGAACTGGTTCCCGCAGTACGCCCTTAAACTTCCACCGTTCTACGATACACTCCCGCCGATGAAGGCCGAGACCGCCCAGACGATCGTCGACTGCCTGCGTAGCCATCCGGATTGGAGCGCCGCTCATATCGCCGTGGATACGGGCCTCAGGGAGTGTCTGAAACACAACTACGTTCAGAG TCAGATCAACGCTCGGGACGCCCTCGGTCAAACGCCGCTTCACCTGGCGTGCGAGAGAAGCGACGCGGCCTGCGTGAAGGAGCTCCTGGAGGAGAGCCAGGCTCGCACGGATATCAGAGACCACCAGGGAGAGACACCCATGCACATTGCCGCCAAGCACGATTCCCCCGGTGTCATCCAG GTGTTGTGTTCGCGATTGTGCTCCGGCGTGAACGAGCTGAACAACGCCGGGGAGACGCCGCTGCACGTGTCCTGCCGCCTGGGCCGAGTAGAGGCTGTCAAAGCTCTCTTGGGAGGCGGGGCCAAATGCGACGTCCGGGGAGGCGTCGGCTACCCCATCCACTCTGCCATGAAGTACAACGAGAAGAG CTGTACGGAGGAGATCCTGAGAGCGGACCCTGCCCAACTGCACGCTGAAGACACCTTGTATGGAGGTACGCCCCTTCACTGGGCTAAAACAGCAGAG ATGTGTCGCATGGTGCTGGACAGGGGCGGAGCCATCAACTACCTGAGCAAGACCGGCGAGAGCGCCCTCCACATTTGCACCAAGAGGGGTCGCTTTGAGGCCGCCATGGTCCTGCTCACGCACGGCGCCAACGCCAACCTGAAGGGGCAGGACGGCAACACGGCGTTGCACCTCGCCATGAAG ATGGATCGCATGGAGTTGATTAAAGCTCTGATCGTGTTCGGGGCCGACGTGGAGATCCACAACGACTTGGGCGAGACGCCGGGACTGATTGCTGCTCGCACCAGCAAAG gtcccaaTCGAAAGATACTGCTGGACATGCTGTGTAGTGTGGGTGTGCAACGCTGCCTGCCCCCTTCAGCCGGCAGCCCCCCACCCAAGGCCGCGGCGCCAGGCATAG GGTTTGAGGACGTCATGCACATTGGAGCCACGATCGCCGCAATGAGCAGAGGCAGATCGGAGGTGGACGCTCCCATGAAGGACACAAGGAG GATGGACACTCTTCTGTGTCTGGACGGTGGAGGGATCAGGGGCCTGGTTCTGATCCAGATGCTAATCGCATTGGAGAAAGAAGCCGGCCGACCCACCAGGGAGCTCTTCGACTGGGTGGCCGGGACCAGCACCGGAGGAATTCTGGCCCTCGCTATCGTCCATG GGAAGTCCATGGAGTACCTCCGCTGCTTGTACTTTCGAATGAAGGAGCAAGTGTTCCGGGGCTCACGACCGTATGAATCGGCCCCACTGGAGGACTTCCTGAAGAAAGAGTTTGGAGAGAAtaccaaaatggccgacgttCAGTACCCCAG GGTGATGGTGACCAGCGTTCTGGCAGACCGACACCCAGGGGAGCTTCACATTTTCAGGAACTACGACCCTCCCTCCTTCCGTAGAGAATCCCCGTACGCCACCACCGCCACTTTCAAGCCACTCACCATCCCGCAAG GATGGGAGGATGAGGATTTGTTGCTAGTAGGATACACAGTGGAGCCGGCCACTAAGCGTAGGAAGGTGACAGACGaag AGCAACTTGTATGGCGAGCTGCCCGCTCCAGCGGCGCCGCCCCCACTTACTTCCGGCCAATGGGACGCTTCCTGGACGGAGGGCTGTTGGCCAACAACCCTACGCTCGACGCCATGTCGGAGATCCATCAGCACTACAAAGCGCTCAAAGCTGAG GGCCACGGGGTGGAGATCAAGAAACTGGGTCTTGTCGTTTCTCTCGGGACCG GTAAACCACCCCAAGTGGCGGTGAGCTCCGTGGATGTTTTCCGACCCTCCAATCCACTGGAACTAGCCAAAAGCATTTTTGGAGCGAAGGAGCTGGGCAAGATGTTGGTGGACTGC TGTACTGACTCTGACGGCTGCGCCGTGGACCGAGCCAGTGCCTGGTGTGAAATGATCGACACCATCTACCACAG ATTGAGCCCGCAGCTTTCCCAGGAGGTGATGTTGGACGAAGTGAGCGACGCCATTCTGGTTGACATGCTGTGGGAAACCCAGATGTACCTGTACGACAAAAGGGAGGTGCTCCAGGCACTCGCCAAAGCGCTAGTAGGCAATTAG
- the pla2g6 gene encoding 85/88 kDa calcium-independent phospholipase A2 isoform X2: MQFLGRLLDTVSSVSTLFTNPYRVRDVQLSDYSGGGKTMLRQEGRLVLYKNGQYQSWECVLMCPETPGAALRLFQVASEEDAMNWFPQYALKLPPFYDTLPPMKAETAQTIVDCLRSHPDWSAAHIAVDTGLRECLKHNYVQSQINARDALGQTPLHLACERSDAACVKELLEESQARTDIRDHQGETPMHIAAKHDSPGVIQVLCSRLCSGVNELNNAGETPLHVSCRLGRVEAVKALLGGGAKCDVRGGVGYPIHSAMKYNEKSCTEEILRADPAQLHAEDTLYGGTPLHWAKTAEMCRMVLDRGGAINYLSKTGESALHICTKRGRFEAAMVLLTHGANANLKGQDGNTALHLAMKMDRMELIKALIVFGADVEIHNDLGETPGLIAARTSKGPNRKILLDMLCSVGVQRCLPPSAGSPPPKAAAPGIGFEDVMHIGATIAAMSRGRSEVDAPMKDTRRMDTLLCLDGGGIRGLVLIQMLIALEKEAGRPTRELFDWVAGTSTGGILALAIVHGKSMEYLRCLYFRMKEQVFRGSRPYESAPLEDFLKKEFGENTKMADVQYPRVMVTSVLADRHPGELHIFRNYDPPSFRRESPYATTATFKPLTIPQEQLVWRAARSSGAAPTYFRPMGRFLDGGLLANNPTLDAMSEIHQHYKALKAEGHGVEIKKLGLVVSLGTGKPPQVAVSSVDVFRPSNPLELAKSIFGAKELGKMLVDCCTDSDGCAVDRASAWCEMIDTIYHRLSPQLSQEVMLDEVSDAILVDMLWETQMYLYDKREVLQALAKALVGN; this comes from the exons ATGCAGTTCCTGGGCCGTCTTCTCGACACCGTGTCCTCCGTTTCCACCCTGTTCACCAACCCTTACCGTGTGAGGGACGTACAGCTGTCTGACTACAGTGGAGGAGGGAAAACGATGCTGAGGCAAGAAGGGCGTCTGGTTCTCTACAAGAACGGCCAGTACCAATCGTGGGAGTGTGTGCTAATGTGCCCCGAGACACCTGGAGCGGCCCTGAG GCTTTTCCAGGTGGCGTCAGAAGAGGACGCCATGAACTGGTTCCCGCAGTACGCCCTTAAACTTCCACCGTTCTACGATACACTCCCGCCGATGAAGGCCGAGACCGCCCAGACGATCGTCGACTGCCTGCGTAGCCATCCGGATTGGAGCGCCGCTCATATCGCCGTGGATACGGGCCTCAGGGAGTGTCTGAAACACAACTACGTTCAGAG TCAGATCAACGCTCGGGACGCCCTCGGTCAAACGCCGCTTCACCTGGCGTGCGAGAGAAGCGACGCGGCCTGCGTGAAGGAGCTCCTGGAGGAGAGCCAGGCTCGCACGGATATCAGAGACCACCAGGGAGAGACACCCATGCACATTGCCGCCAAGCACGATTCCCCCGGTGTCATCCAG GTGTTGTGTTCGCGATTGTGCTCCGGCGTGAACGAGCTGAACAACGCCGGGGAGACGCCGCTGCACGTGTCCTGCCGCCTGGGCCGAGTAGAGGCTGTCAAAGCTCTCTTGGGAGGCGGGGCCAAATGCGACGTCCGGGGAGGCGTCGGCTACCCCATCCACTCTGCCATGAAGTACAACGAGAAGAG CTGTACGGAGGAGATCCTGAGAGCGGACCCTGCCCAACTGCACGCTGAAGACACCTTGTATGGAGGTACGCCCCTTCACTGGGCTAAAACAGCAGAG ATGTGTCGCATGGTGCTGGACAGGGGCGGAGCCATCAACTACCTGAGCAAGACCGGCGAGAGCGCCCTCCACATTTGCACCAAGAGGGGTCGCTTTGAGGCCGCCATGGTCCTGCTCACGCACGGCGCCAACGCCAACCTGAAGGGGCAGGACGGCAACACGGCGTTGCACCTCGCCATGAAG ATGGATCGCATGGAGTTGATTAAAGCTCTGATCGTGTTCGGGGCCGACGTGGAGATCCACAACGACTTGGGCGAGACGCCGGGACTGATTGCTGCTCGCACCAGCAAAG gtcccaaTCGAAAGATACTGCTGGACATGCTGTGTAGTGTGGGTGTGCAACGCTGCCTGCCCCCTTCAGCCGGCAGCCCCCCACCCAAGGCCGCGGCGCCAGGCATAG GGTTTGAGGACGTCATGCACATTGGAGCCACGATCGCCGCAATGAGCAGAGGCAGATCGGAGGTGGACGCTCCCATGAAGGACACAAGGAG GATGGACACTCTTCTGTGTCTGGACGGTGGAGGGATCAGGGGCCTGGTTCTGATCCAGATGCTAATCGCATTGGAGAAAGAAGCCGGCCGACCCACCAGGGAGCTCTTCGACTGGGTGGCCGGGACCAGCACCGGAGGAATTCTGGCCCTCGCTATCGTCCATG GGAAGTCCATGGAGTACCTCCGCTGCTTGTACTTTCGAATGAAGGAGCAAGTGTTCCGGGGCTCACGACCGTATGAATCGGCCCCACTGGAGGACTTCCTGAAGAAAGAGTTTGGAGAGAAtaccaaaatggccgacgttCAGTACCCCAG GGTGATGGTGACCAGCGTTCTGGCAGACCGACACCCAGGGGAGCTTCACATTTTCAGGAACTACGACCCTCCCTCCTTCCGTAGAGAATCCCCGTACGCCACCACCGCCACTTTCAAGCCACTCACCATCCCGCAAG AGCAACTTGTATGGCGAGCTGCCCGCTCCAGCGGCGCCGCCCCCACTTACTTCCGGCCAATGGGACGCTTCCTGGACGGAGGGCTGTTGGCCAACAACCCTACGCTCGACGCCATGTCGGAGATCCATCAGCACTACAAAGCGCTCAAAGCTGAG GGCCACGGGGTGGAGATCAAGAAACTGGGTCTTGTCGTTTCTCTCGGGACCG GTAAACCACCCCAAGTGGCGGTGAGCTCCGTGGATGTTTTCCGACCCTCCAATCCACTGGAACTAGCCAAAAGCATTTTTGGAGCGAAGGAGCTGGGCAAGATGTTGGTGGACTGC TGTACTGACTCTGACGGCTGCGCCGTGGACCGAGCCAGTGCCTGGTGTGAAATGATCGACACCATCTACCACAG ATTGAGCCCGCAGCTTTCCCAGGAGGTGATGTTGGACGAAGTGAGCGACGCCATTCTGGTTGACATGCTGTGGGAAACCCAGATGTACCTGTACGACAAAAGGGAGGTGCTCCAGGCACTCGCCAAAGCGCTAGTAGGCAATTAG
- the pla2g6 gene encoding 85/88 kDa calcium-independent phospholipase A2 isoform X3 codes for MQFLGRLLDTVSSVSTLFTNPYRVRDVQLSDYSGGGKTMLRQEGRLVLYKNGQYQSWECVLMCPETPGAALRLFQVASEEDAMNWFPQYALKLPPFYDTLPPMKAETAQTIVDCLRSHPDWSAAHIAVDTGLRECLKHNYVQSQINARDALGQTPLHLACERSDAACVKELLEESQARTDIRDHQGETPMHIAAKHDSPGVIQVLCSRLCSGVNELNNAGETPLHVSCRLGRVEAVKALLGGGAKCDVRGGVGYPIHSAMKYNEKSCTEEILRADPAQLHAEDTLYGGTPLHWAKTAEMCRMVLDRGGAINYLSKTGESALHICTKRGRFEAAMVLLTHGANANLKGQDGNTALHLAMKMDRMELIKALIVFGADVEIHNDLGETPGLIAARTSKGFEDVMHIGATIAAMSRGRSEVDAPMKDTRRMDTLLCLDGGGIRGLVLIQMLIALEKEAGRPTRELFDWVAGTSTGGILALAIVHGKSMEYLRCLYFRMKEQVFRGSRPYESAPLEDFLKKEFGENTKMADVQYPRVMVTSVLADRHPGELHIFRNYDPPSFRRESPYATTATFKPLTIPQGWEDEDLLLVGYTVEPATKRRKVTDEEQLVWRAARSSGAAPTYFRPMGRFLDGGLLANNPTLDAMSEIHQHYKALKAEGHGVEIKKLGLVVSLGTGKPPQVAVSSVDVFRPSNPLELAKSIFGAKELGKMLVDCCTDSDGCAVDRASAWCEMIDTIYHRLSPQLSQEVMLDEVSDAILVDMLWETQMYLYDKREVLQALAKALVGN; via the exons ATGCAGTTCCTGGGCCGTCTTCTCGACACCGTGTCCTCCGTTTCCACCCTGTTCACCAACCCTTACCGTGTGAGGGACGTACAGCTGTCTGACTACAGTGGAGGAGGGAAAACGATGCTGAGGCAAGAAGGGCGTCTGGTTCTCTACAAGAACGGCCAGTACCAATCGTGGGAGTGTGTGCTAATGTGCCCCGAGACACCTGGAGCGGCCCTGAG GCTTTTCCAGGTGGCGTCAGAAGAGGACGCCATGAACTGGTTCCCGCAGTACGCCCTTAAACTTCCACCGTTCTACGATACACTCCCGCCGATGAAGGCCGAGACCGCCCAGACGATCGTCGACTGCCTGCGTAGCCATCCGGATTGGAGCGCCGCTCATATCGCCGTGGATACGGGCCTCAGGGAGTGTCTGAAACACAACTACGTTCAGAG TCAGATCAACGCTCGGGACGCCCTCGGTCAAACGCCGCTTCACCTGGCGTGCGAGAGAAGCGACGCGGCCTGCGTGAAGGAGCTCCTGGAGGAGAGCCAGGCTCGCACGGATATCAGAGACCACCAGGGAGAGACACCCATGCACATTGCCGCCAAGCACGATTCCCCCGGTGTCATCCAG GTGTTGTGTTCGCGATTGTGCTCCGGCGTGAACGAGCTGAACAACGCCGGGGAGACGCCGCTGCACGTGTCCTGCCGCCTGGGCCGAGTAGAGGCTGTCAAAGCTCTCTTGGGAGGCGGGGCCAAATGCGACGTCCGGGGAGGCGTCGGCTACCCCATCCACTCTGCCATGAAGTACAACGAGAAGAG CTGTACGGAGGAGATCCTGAGAGCGGACCCTGCCCAACTGCACGCTGAAGACACCTTGTATGGAGGTACGCCCCTTCACTGGGCTAAAACAGCAGAG ATGTGTCGCATGGTGCTGGACAGGGGCGGAGCCATCAACTACCTGAGCAAGACCGGCGAGAGCGCCCTCCACATTTGCACCAAGAGGGGTCGCTTTGAGGCCGCCATGGTCCTGCTCACGCACGGCGCCAACGCCAACCTGAAGGGGCAGGACGGCAACACGGCGTTGCACCTCGCCATGAAG ATGGATCGCATGGAGTTGATTAAAGCTCTGATCGTGTTCGGGGCCGACGTGGAGATCCACAACGACTTGGGCGAGACGCCGGGACTGATTGCTGCTCGCACCAGCAAAG GGTTTGAGGACGTCATGCACATTGGAGCCACGATCGCCGCAATGAGCAGAGGCAGATCGGAGGTGGACGCTCCCATGAAGGACACAAGGAG GATGGACACTCTTCTGTGTCTGGACGGTGGAGGGATCAGGGGCCTGGTTCTGATCCAGATGCTAATCGCATTGGAGAAAGAAGCCGGCCGACCCACCAGGGAGCTCTTCGACTGGGTGGCCGGGACCAGCACCGGAGGAATTCTGGCCCTCGCTATCGTCCATG GGAAGTCCATGGAGTACCTCCGCTGCTTGTACTTTCGAATGAAGGAGCAAGTGTTCCGGGGCTCACGACCGTATGAATCGGCCCCACTGGAGGACTTCCTGAAGAAAGAGTTTGGAGAGAAtaccaaaatggccgacgttCAGTACCCCAG GGTGATGGTGACCAGCGTTCTGGCAGACCGACACCCAGGGGAGCTTCACATTTTCAGGAACTACGACCCTCCCTCCTTCCGTAGAGAATCCCCGTACGCCACCACCGCCACTTTCAAGCCACTCACCATCCCGCAAG GATGGGAGGATGAGGATTTGTTGCTAGTAGGATACACAGTGGAGCCGGCCACTAAGCGTAGGAAGGTGACAGACGaag AGCAACTTGTATGGCGAGCTGCCCGCTCCAGCGGCGCCGCCCCCACTTACTTCCGGCCAATGGGACGCTTCCTGGACGGAGGGCTGTTGGCCAACAACCCTACGCTCGACGCCATGTCGGAGATCCATCAGCACTACAAAGCGCTCAAAGCTGAG GGCCACGGGGTGGAGATCAAGAAACTGGGTCTTGTCGTTTCTCTCGGGACCG GTAAACCACCCCAAGTGGCGGTGAGCTCCGTGGATGTTTTCCGACCCTCCAATCCACTGGAACTAGCCAAAAGCATTTTTGGAGCGAAGGAGCTGGGCAAGATGTTGGTGGACTGC TGTACTGACTCTGACGGCTGCGCCGTGGACCGAGCCAGTGCCTGGTGTGAAATGATCGACACCATCTACCACAG ATTGAGCCCGCAGCTTTCCCAGGAGGTGATGTTGGACGAAGTGAGCGACGCCATTCTGGTTGACATGCTGTGGGAAACCCAGATGTACCTGTACGACAAAAGGGAGGTGCTCCAGGCACTCGCCAAAGCGCTAGTAGGCAATTAG